One Peromyscus leucopus breed LL Stock chromosome 4, UCI_PerLeu_2.1, whole genome shotgun sequence genomic region harbors:
- the LOC114692668 gene encoding plasmanylethanolamine desaturase, with the protein MAGAEDAPGRQPELDEDETAESRRWGAQHAGARELAALYSPGKRLQEWCSVILCFSLIAHNSVHLLLLARWEHTPLVILGVVAGALVADFLSGLVHWGADTWGSVDLPIVGKAFIRPFREHHIDPTAITRHDFIETNGDNCLVTLLPLLNMAYKFQTQSPETLEQLYPWECFVFCLIIFGTFTNQIHKWSHTYLGLPYWVTVLQDWHVILPRKHHRIHHVAPHETYFCITTGWLNYPLEVVGFWRRLEDLIQGLTGEKPRADDMKWAQKVK; encoded by the exons ATGGCGGGCGCCGAGGACGCGCCGGGCCGGCAGCCGGAGCTGGATGAAGACGAGACGGCGGAGAGCCGGCGCTGGGGCGCACAGCACGCCGGTGCCCGTGAGCTGGCGGCGCTCTACTCGCCAG GCAAGCGCCTCCAGGAGTGGTGTTCTGTCATCCTGTGTTTCAGCCTCATCGCCCACAACTCGGTTCACCTCCTGCTGCTGGCCCGCTGGGAGCACACACCCCTCGTCATCCTCGGTGTTG TTGCCGGGGCTCTCGTTGCTGACTTCCTGTCCGGCCTGGTACATTGGGGTGCCGATACATGGGGCTCTGTGGATCTGCCCATTGTGGGGAAG GCCTTCATCCGGCCATTCCGGGAGCACCACATCGACCCCACAGCCATCACGAGGCATGACTTCATTGAGACCAATGGTGACAACTGCCTGGTGACGCTCCTGCCGCTGCTGAACATGGCCTACAAGTTCCAAACCCAGAGCCCAG AGACCCTGGAGCAGCTGTACCCCTGGGAATGCTTCGTTTTCTGCCTGATCATCTTTGGCACCTTCACCAACCAGATCCACAAATGGTCACACACGTATTTGGGGCTGCCCTACTGGGTCACCGTCCTGCAGGACTGGCACGTGATTCTGCCACGGAAACACCATCGCATCCACCATGTGGCGCCCCATGAGACCTACTTCTGTATCACCACAG GCTGGCTCAACTACCCCCTAGAGGTGGTAGGCTTCTGGCGTCGCTTGGAGGACCTCATCCAGGGCCTGACGGGTGAGAAGCCTCGGGCGGACGACATGAAGTGGGCCCAGAAGGTCAAGTAG